Genomic DNA from Oncorhynchus nerka isolate Pitt River linkage group LG17, Oner_Uvic_2.0, whole genome shotgun sequence:
TCATGTTTTAAACATATTGAATAATACATTTGATTACGTGAAAAGTATCATCTTCATTTAAATAAATCTAATATTTTCTATATAGCAAAAGGCCAAGTTAGGTAGGTAGGAAATTGTTCATAGAAAGCCAGTTATAACAAGTCTTCTGAGAGGCTCAAACATCCTTAGACTGCACCATCAGTACTCTGAAAGACAAACACAGGACAAAACTTTCAAATCAACTCTTACTCAAATACAAACATATTTATACAGTGTATTAGTGTGACAATCATGGATGAGCTAATTGTTGCTAAGCTCACTGGAGTTCATGGTCAGACAACACATGGCCCGAGACGTCAGTGACACAGGTGGGTGAAAATGTCAATAGGGGGCTAGCCTTATTGAGCGTTAGATGTGGGCAGGTCCAGTCCAGCTCTGGGCATTAGAATGCAATTTAGTTAAAAGGTATGTTCCACTAGAGCAAAAGTATTTGTGACCCCAATTTGGCATATGGGCTagatgtttatttaagattgtggtGTTTCAAGACGAGGGTTggtcctcctaccccacagcggCCACAGCAGTCTCCACAGATGGCACCGATGAGTCCGTTGATGACCTGGATGGCACAGAGTACAGCCTGTAGCAGGCCCATCACCAGCAGCATGGAAAACAAGGTCAGGTGCCAGGTCACAATGCCCTCAGGTGCTGTACAGTCCTTCCACAGGGTGTGGTTATTCAGGTAGTCACTGGTGAAAATGGTGAAGTTCAGCAAAAAGTAAAATACATTGCAGTGTGCTGAATCTTATCTGAGTGACAGAGGTACAGTGAGGGGAAACaattatttgatcccctgctgattttgtacgtttgcccactgacaaataaATGAtctgtctataattttaatggtaggtttatttgaacagtgagacagaataacaacaaaaaaatccagaaaaaatgTATGTCCAAAAATGttaaattaatttgcattttaatgagggaaatagcatagcaccacagtcaaataatattactagaaaatattaatattaatgaaatcacaagtgcaatattgcaaaacacagcttagctttttgttaatccacctgtcatctcagattttgaaattatgctttacagcgaaagcaatacaagcgtttgtaaGTTTAGCGATCGCCCgacaaaacaataagtacacttagcatcaggtaacttggtcacgaaaatcagaaaagcaatcaaattaatcgtttacctttggtcttcggatgttttcactcaagagactcccagttagacaacaaatgttccttttgttccataaatatattttttatatccaaatacctccattagtttggtgcgttatgcccaggaatccaccagaaagagcggtcacgacaacgcagacaaaaattccaaattatatccataatgtccacagaaacatgacaaatgttttttatagTCAATCCTCAGGgttatctattcgataatatatcgaccgggacagttggcttttcactaggaccgggagtaacAATGGCCGCCTTTTGCTCACAACTcactgagagcccccacctatccacttactcaatgtggtcgttcacgctcattcttcaaaataaaagcctgaaactacaTCTAAAGGCTGTTGAccccttagggaagccatagaaaaaggaatctggttgatatccctttaaatgggcaatagggatgcataagaacagagaggtttcaaaaacaggggcacttcctgattggattttcctcaggttttagcctgcaatatcagttctgtttaactcactgaccaaattttgacagttttggaaactttagtgttttctatcctaatctgttaattatatgcatattctagcatctggtcctgagaaataggccgtttactttgggaatgttatttttccaaacataaaaatagtgccccctagcttcaagaggttacaACAATGTGTTTGAGTGGTAAAACCGTTCTTACCCGTCAACAAAGGGGTTGGTCCATAACTCTGTTGTACCATTGGTATAGAGGCACATTGGTCCATTATGAATGGCAACAGCAGACACAATGATGGAGTAGCCAGCCCCCAGAACCCCCACCGCAGCAAAGATGATCGAGGTGAACATCTGATGAAAATAAAGATCACAGGTCGAGGTTAAATTCAATCAATCTGGGTATTGAACCCAGGCCATCCAAGTGACTCAAATAGACTTCGTTAGCCCCTCCTACTTTTAACTCAGTGGACTAACACTAGTGTTCAGGGCCCGTGTCCATACAGCGTCTGAGTAAGGATCAGTTTGGCTTTCAGACCATAATTgataagattatatggacaggtCTGGGCTCCTGATCCTAGGTCAGGATGGACTTTAGGTCTTACTTATTCTGTGAGCATATCAGCTTGATATATCAGCAACAGTTCAAAATAATTATTTCCTTGAGCCAACCAATGCAACAATGGACAATCAATCAATTGATCCTTTTGCCCCAAAATCTGTTGAAAGCAATGGCACCGTCCTAAACAATGCTGCAGTATGGTACCAGTATGAGATCAATAATTACTATTAGTCGGGTGGTAAGAGAGCGCTGTAGCTAACTGCCTGCTCTTTGTTTCCCTTCAGTCGGTGAACTCCGTACATTGGGTGTTCGCGTGGTAACTCCCTCTAATGAAGAACATTAGAATCACGCCTGACAAGGCCAATGAACACCGTGCCTCACCGGAAGCCACGCCTTCCACAAGCGATAAACCACGAAACGCAGATTAATTCCTTTGAAGGTGTATATGGCAGCTAATTCAGCGTTTCATGTGAGAATTGATGATGCCACTCCTGGGGCGCTCTTCCCCTGGCAGTGCGGTTTTAAAAGGTGTGCACTGTCTCAGGCCGGTTTCTAAACCTATTGCGGCTATATGGGATATGGCTTGGGTTTTGGATGTGCTGTTTGATGCCCCATTTGAGTCTGTGGATCTGAAGATCCTCTCCTACAAGACCGCTCTACTCGTGGCTTTGGCCTCAGCTACAGGTGGTGGGAGATCTCCACCCGTTATCTGTTCACCCCTCCTGTATAATGTGCTCCTTTGGCAACTCTAAAGTCACATTGTGACCTTCGCCTCCAAGGTCATGACTATGTCCTACAGGTCTCTAGCTTTTGAGCTTTTTCCCTCTTCTAAAGAGCAGAGCGGTACATGCCCTGTGTCCGGTAAGAGCATTAAGCATACTATAAGCATTAAGCAGACTTGAGCGGACCAGTTTGTGTGACCAATTTTTAAAATTCTTTTTTTCTAATCCGGCTCGTGGTAGAGCGCTTTCTAAACAGTGTCTCTCCCAGTGGATTGTGGAAGCTGTTTCTCCAGCATATGACAGCGAAAGGCAGGAAATACCTAACTGTGTACTTGCCCAATCGACCAGGGGTCTGGCGGCATCTAGCCAAAGGTCGACAGATGGCGATATTGGGTCATAATTTTACCGTCCAAAGTGAATGTATGCAGCCTACTGTACACTCCTATCCACCGTGCACAGGTTCATACATAAAACAttctccattcaggctgcaaaggAGTCAATTTCCTCCTTAAATCAATTTAATAGCGAGATGGTGGGAAAATATCCATACTTTCTTTGTGAAACACAATTTTCCACCACCATACTTGAGTGCCTAATGCTTAGTCCCGGATGTTGCTTATCGCATTCAGCCAATCAGGTTGCAGCAGTCTTTTTTTTCTTCACAGCTGGTCTGATAGTTTCAAAATAAAAGTTTTGCTTACTGAACATGCAGTTCTTGGCATGAACTTGTTTAGAAAGCCTTTCACAACTTTTAATAAGAAAAATGTTACATTTATGAAGTGAAATTATGTTAATGAGATTTATTAAAGGATATGTTCATAAACGTGTGCAATATGAAGTGTAATTAATAGTCAATAAAGAATGAATATCAATAAAACATTGGATCTGAATGCCCCCACTAATTAGCCCATTTATCTCACTCTACGCCTGAGGACACCCTTGCCTGATGATTCCTGGCTGTGCCTGTCCCCAATCCACCTGGTTGGGCTGCCTCTCCCGTGCTGCTGACTACCTGGTGTGACCTGAACTGATCCCTAACTGCCATGTCTCTTACCATCACACCCACATACCCTGACTTCCTAAAGCATGAAAAGCCACCTGACCTTACAGTCTTGAAGTGTTTGCACCCTCTATTCATTATAGGTTTTAGGCTGGATATCTGTAAAACACAGACAAGGCACAGGCACGATGTTGATTGGCCTTGTCAGCCGTGATCTAATGCTCTTCAGTAGAGGGCGGTCGTGTGCAAACTCCCCATTGCCTTCTTCAGGGAACAGTAATTATAGTCATAACTGTACGCTTCTCTTATCTGCTGGCCACCAGTATAATGAGGGCTTTGTCTATAGGAGTCCTGTGAATTGCTAGTGTACTGCTTTGGATGCCCCATGCTTTAACTAAATAAATATGTTATTAAGTTGcatgtttttttctctccatgtaaCGTCACTCACCGCAAATCTCTTTCCACAACTCTCGTTGCCACAGCAACCGCAGCAGTCATTGTTTTTGAGTCCTATGAAGACCAGTGCTGGGAGGGTCATCTGTTCAGAAAGATATACAGCACACAATCATTAGGATCAGACCGCAACAATATACGCACAACCATTCGGATACACAACTATTGATTAAGATCTGGACAGAAAGACATCATACAACCATTTAGATAGGACCAGGAAGACTGCTCTCCATTTTGTAAATGCTCACTCTAGCACAGACAATCATATTGGCTTGTATCCGAATAGTAGGGAGGCTACTGTGTCTGTCATCGGCAACAGGAAGGACAACGGCAGGCTGGCTTAAAGAAGCAAAAACAGCGTGGCACTGTCTTTTGAACACTGGGAACATTTCATCACATTCTAATAATGCTGGAATAACACAAGCATGTTGCTCAAGCCCACCTCAGTCTTTCATTTTGATCGTTTCATATTGTACCTCATACTATTATAcagttataatacattataaatgATTTACATCTGACCCACTCCCAGCCTCTCAACCAAAATCCACAGTCTAGTTCGCAGTAGGAAACAAAGCTTTTCAAAAGGACCGTTCATCTCACTAAAGCTGTCTTGTAGGCAGAGACGGGCTCCTAAACACACCGCATAGGCTACAGCCACAACTGTATGTGTCTGCCTGACTGTTCAACTGTTTATCTGAAAGGCTCAAGACAATATTGGTACATTTCTATGTTTCTCCACATGTTGAATAGAGATATTCAAGTAAAACCATTgaaattagaaatgtgtacatTAGAGAGTTATTAGAGAGTTATTAAAAGCCCTTTTCCATCCCTTCCATAACAGCTGACTTACCAGAACCCCAGATCCCATGATGCCCCCAAAGTACCACACCTCTTTAGTGATATGGTCATTGTCGTCAGCGACCAGCCCCCCAGGGAAGAAGAGCAGGATGTTACTGAGCACACACAAGATGGCCAGGGGGATCAAGGTGATGCCCAGGGACTTGGCAAAGCTACCCGAGCACATGGTTCACCTTATCAGCCAAAACAGTCACACAGGGCCAAAAGGGGTTTTCTAAAGTCCAAAGGGCTCCCACACAAACTCGTACACACCTAAACTGTACGTCCTCCGTAAAAGGTTCCTATCTAGGATTGTACCTGTCCAGACCCACCAAACGTTCTCAATCCCTCAGATTGGGGAGGGGTGTATATATAGACGGCTGGTTGGATGATGTCATGATGTAAATGCCTTAAATTGAATTTACAGTGGTTGTGCTATGGCAACCATCTGGTCCGGATAATGTTCTACTATAGCATTTGCCTGCCTGGCCCCAGCcctgacagagagatagagggggggtTATTGAACACACTGTCAGCCTATTGGGGTCCATACATGGTTATGAATGGGAGTATGTTTCAGGCTATAATTTTCCTGATACTTTATGGTATTTCACTCGGCCAATGTTATAGTGAAACACCCATGAAGCCTCATAATTTTACATTACATGATTTAAATAATGCATCACACATTCCAAGCATTCCAATACAATCTGATTATCATTCAAGAATAACCTTTTTCCTTTACATAGTTTTATTCACATTTAGGCTTATATTAATGCATAATATTTAGTCTGAAAACAACAATGCCACCAGCATATTGTGCACTATTAGATTTATGAAGTATAGGCTACAAGGTAAATgtacacggagtgtacaaaacattaggaacaccttgctaatattgatttgcacccccttttgccctcagaacagccttaattcgtcgggacatggactctacaaggtgtcgaaagcattccacagggatgctggtccatatTGACATCAAGTTCGCTGGATGTCCTATATACGGgtaactgttgagcatgaaaaagccagccgctttgcagttcttgacgcactcaaaccggtgtgcctgccacctactaccatacccattcaaaggcacttaaatattttgtcttggccattcaccctctgaatggcacacacacaccatccatgtctcaattgtctcaaggataaaaatccttctttaacctgtctcctccccttcatcaacactgattgaagtgaatttaacaggtgacatcaataagggatcatagctttcacctggattcacttggtcagcctatgtcatggaaagagcagttgttcctaatgttttgtgcactcagtgtagaaTATAACACAACTAGACAATCAATATAGGGCCAATACCCCATATACTCCATTAGGCTGACAGTGTGTTCAATAACCCCCCCTCTAAGCTCTCTgattgccttcggaaagtattcagacccctagagtttttccacattttgttacgttacagccttattttaaaatggattaaataaaaaaactcagcaatctacacacaatacccccataattgtcacgttctgaccttagttccttcgttttgtctttgttttagtatggtcagggcgtgagttggggtgggcagtctatgtcctttttttctatgatttgggatttctgtgtttggcctggtatggttcacaatcagaggcagctgtcaatcgttgtccctgattgagaaccatacttaggcagcctgttttcacccttgagttgtgggtgattattttctgttgagtgtttgtattctgcaccagaaagaactgtttcggtttcgttcgttcactttgttgtttttaaTTTCAGTGTTCAGGTTGATTCATTAAATATtaacatcatgaacacataccatgctgcgctttggtcctcaccttcttccacaaACAACGGCCGttacaataatgacaaagtgaaaacaggtttttagaaatgtttagaaatgtattacaaataaaaactgaaatacttcatttacatacagttgaagtcagaagtttacatacacttagtccttaaaactcgtttttcaaccactccacaaatttcttgttagcaaactatagttttggcaagtcagttaggacatctatttgtgcatgacacaagtcatttttccaacaattgtttacagactgattatttcactgtatcacaattccagtgggtcagaagtttatatacactaagttgactgtgccttcaaacagtttggaaaattcctgaaaataatgtcatggatgaagaagcttctgataggccaattgacataatttgagtcacttcgaggtgtacctgtggatgtacagtggggagaacaagtatttgatacactgacgattttgcaggttttcctacttacaaaaaatgtagaggtctgtaatttttatcataggtacacttcaactgtgagagatggaatctaaaacaaaaatccagaaaatcacattatatgatttttaagtaattcaatttgcattttattgcatgacataagtatttgatcccctaccaaccagtaagaattccgtctcgcacatacctgttagtttttctttaagaagccgtcttgttctccactcattacctgtattaactgcacctgtttgaacttgttacctgtataaaagacacctgtcgacacactcaatcaaacagactccaacctctccacaatggccaagaccagagagctgtgtaaggacatcagggataaaagtGTAAACCTGCACAAGGTTGGGATGGGCTACatgacaataggcaagcagcttggtgagaaggcaacaactagttggcgcaattattagaaaatggaagaagttcaagatgacggtcaatcaccctcggtctggggctcctcgtgaggcatcaatgatcatgaggaaggtgagggatcagcccagaactacacggcaggacctggtcaatgacctgaagagagctgggaccacagtctcaaagaaaactattagtaacacactacgccgtcatggattaaaatcctgcagcgcacgcaaggtccccctgctcaagccagcgcatgttcaggcccatctgaagtttgccaatgaccatctggatgatccagaggaggaatgggagaatgtcatgtggtctgatgagacaaaaataaaaaatagagctttttgatctaaactccactcgccgtgtttggaggaagaggaaggatgagtacaaccccaagaacaccatcccaaccgtgaagcatggaggtggaaacatcattctttggggatgcttttctgcaaaggggacaggacgactgcaccgtattaaggggaggatggatggggccatgtatcgcaatatcttggccaacaaccttccttcagtaagagcattgaagatgggtcgtggctgggtcttccagcatgacaacgacccgaaacacacagccagggcaactaaggagtggctccgtaagaagcatctccaggtcctggagtggcctagccagtctccagacctgaacccaatagaaaatctttggagggagctgaaagtccgtattgcccagtgacagccccgaaacctgaaggatctggagaaagtctgtatggaggagtgggccaaaatccctgctgcagtgtgtgcaaacctggtcaagaactacaggaaatgtatgatctctgtaattgcatacaagggtttctgtaccaaatattaagtttttctgatgtatcaaatacttgtgtcatgcaataaaatgcaaattaattacttaaaaatcatacaatgtgattttctggatttttgttttagattctgtctctcacagttgaagtgtacctatgataaaaattacagacctctaaatgatttgtaagtaggaaaacctgccaaatcggcagtgtatcaaatatttgttctccccactgtatttcaaggtctaccgtcaaactcagtgcctcttttgcttgacatcattggaaaatcagaagaaatcagccaagacctcaggaaaaaattatagacctccacaagtctgtttcatccttgggagcaatatccaaacgtctgaaggtatcacgttcatctgtacaaacaatagtacgtaagtataaacgccatgggaccatgcagccatcataccgctcaggaagattAACattctttggtgcgaaaagtgctaatcaatctcggaaaaacagcaaaggatcttgtgaagatgctggaggaaacaggtacaaaagtatctatatccacagtaaaaccagtcctatatcgacataacctgaaaggccgctcagcaaggaagaagccagtgctccaaaaccgccataaaaaagccagaccacggtttgcaactgcacatggggacaaatatcatactttttggagaattggtctgatgaaacaaaaatagaactggttggccatcattatgtttggaggaaaaagggggaggcttgcaagccgtagaacatcatcccaaccgtgaagcacgggggtggcaacatcatgttgtgtgggtgctttgctgcaggaggggctggtgcacttcacaaaatagatggcgtcatgaggaatgaaaatgatgtggatatattgatgcaGCATGAGGaatgaaaatgatgtggatatattgatgcagcatctcaagacatcagtcaggaaattaaaaatatccccataacatgcaTTAAATGAAAAGaaacgcaaatgggtcttccaaatgggcaaAGACCCCAaacaaacttccaaagttgtggcaaaaatgGCTTAATGGACAACAATTGGATTGGACCATTTTCcacaaagccctggcctcaatcctTTTGCCATAGAACATTTTTtactgtgggcagaactgaaatgaAGCGTGTGGTGAGCAAAATGGTATTGGCCTAAAACCTGACTCagtaacaccagctctgtcaggaggaatgagccaaaattcacccaacttattgtgggaagcctgtggaaggcttcctgaaacatttgacccaagttaaacaatttaaaggcaacactaccaaatactaattgagtccatgtaaacttctggcccactgggaatgtaatgaaagaaataaaagagaaataaataattctctctactattattctgacatttcacattcttaaaataacgtggtgatcctaactgacctaagacagggaatttgtactaggattaaatgtcaggactttgaaaaactgagtttaaatgttttttggctatggtgtatgtacacttccgacttcactgtaagtattcagatcctttgctatgagactcgaagttgagctcaggtgcatgctgtttccactgatcatccttgagatgtttatacaacttgattggagtccagctgtgttaaattcaattgattgtacattatttggaaaggctacacctgtctatataaggtcccacagttgacagtgcatgtcagagcaaaaacaaagccatgaggtcgaaggaattgtccgtagagctccgagacaggattttgtcgaagcacagatctggggaaatgtaccaaaaaatgtctgtagcatcGAAGGTCCTCagcaacacattggcctccatcattcttaaatggaagaagtttgaaaccaccaagactcttcctagagctggaagcctggcaaaactgagcaatcgggggagaagtgccttggttagggaggtgaccaggaaccaaatggtcactctggcagagcaccagagttcctctgtggagatgggagaaccttccagaaggacaaccatctctgcagcactccaccaatcaggcctttatggtagagtaggcAGACGGaagacggtgaagcatggtggtggcagcatcatgctgtgggtatttttttcagcggcagggactgggagactagtcaggatagagggaaagatgaaaggagcaaagtacagagagatccttgatgaaaacctgcttcagagcgctcaggacctcagaatgggtcgaagattcaccttccagtgggacatcgaccctaagcacacagccaagacaacgtaggagtggcttcaggaaaaGTCTCCGAATgtgcttgagtggcccagccagaggccggacttgaaataactgtgcagcaatgctccccatccaacctgacagagcttgagatgatctgcagagaagaatgtgagaaactctccaaatacaggtgtgccaagcttctagtgtcatacccaagacgactcagatgtaattgctgtcaaaggtgcttcaacaaagtactgaggaatctgaggggtctggatacttttttaaatttcatatttcagtttttcatTAATAATACTTAGACAATACTTaatttattttagaataaggctgtgacataAGAAAatatgggaaaagtcaaggggtctgaatactttccgaatacaccgTTTTTTTTCATTAGTTATTTTTTTTGCCCTTTTTCTCCCAAGttacgtggtatccaattggtagatgcagttttgtctcatcgctgcaactcccatacggactcgggagaagcgaaggtcaagagccgttcgtcctccaaaacacaacccaaacaagccgtactgcttcttgatacaatgcccacttaacctggaaatcaactgcaccaatgtgtcaggggaaacactgtacacctggtgacagtgtcagcgtgcactgcgcccggcccgccacatgaGTTGCTAGtgcacaatgggacaaggacatccctgccggccaaaccctgccctaacccggacgacgctgggccaatcgtgCTAGCGGCCGGCTGAGACAGAGTCGTAACCCAGAATCTCTAATGGCACACTGCGAcgcagtgctttagaccactgCGTCACTTGGGAGACCGAATGCACCGTATTTACCAGGGTCATATACAATGTTCCCTCTTTTTTTAGGccctgagcaaatttcaggtctgctgagcgcaaacatgaaagtttactgtgaacactgtatttactgtgaacactgaggctgtacgtGCATTaagttacagtttcagacagtggtcaggtaggctactgtggctatttgatcataatgtaggcctaccagtgtCCTACTATAAAAGAACAATGCATAAAAtgtatcccataacattttaacatggaaatagct
This window encodes:
- the LOC115145521 gene encoding transmembrane 4 L6 family member 4-like, whose protein sequence is MCSGSFAKSLGITLIPLAILCVLSNILLFFPGGLVADDNDHITKEVWYFGGIMGSGVLMTLPALVFIGLKNNDCCGCCGNESCGKRFAMFTSIIFAAVGVLGAGYSIIVSAVAIHNGPMCLYTNGTTELWTNPFVDGDYLNNHTLWKDCTAPEGIVTWHLTLFSMLLVMGLLQAVLCAIQVINGLIGAICGDCCGRCGSTDGAV